Proteins from one Xenopus tropicalis strain Nigerian chromosome 1, UCB_Xtro_10.0, whole genome shotgun sequence genomic window:
- the gtf2h2 gene encoding general transcription factor IIH subunit 2-like protein, with amino-acid sequence MDEEPEKTKRWEGGYERTWEVLKEDESGSLKSTIDEILFKDKRKRIFENRGQVRLGMMRHLYVIVDSSRTMEDQDLKPNRLTCTLKLLEYFVEEYFDQNPISQIGLIVTRNKRAEKLTELAGNPRQHLNALKKAVDMNCNGEPSLYNSLNLALQTLKHMPGHTSREILVIFSSLTTCDPTNIYDIIKCLKASKIRVSVIGLSAEVRVCTVLTRETGGVYHVILDESHYKELLMHHVIPPPASSTSECSLIRMGFPQHTMGCLSDQDAKPSFSMAHLDNTSEPGLTLGGYFCPQCRAKYSELPVECKVCRLTLVSAPHLARSYHHLFPLDAFKEVSLEEYEGERYCRGCDGELKDQQVYICPVCQCVFCIECDLFIHESLHCCPGCIHQQPAPV; translated from the exons ATGGATGAAGAACCAGAAAAGACAAAGCGCTGGGAAGGCGGCTATGAAAGAACATG GGAAGTTCTTAAAGAAGACGAATCTGGATCTCTGAAATCCACAATTGACGAAATTCTTTTTAAAGATAAAAGAAAAAG GATCTTTGAAAATCGTGGTCAAGTTCGACTTGGAATG ATGCGGCATCTTTATGTGATAGTCGACAGTTCAAGAACAATGGAAGACCAAGATCTGAAACCTAATAGGCTCACATGCACTTTAAAG CTTTTGGAATATTTTGTAGAAGAATACTTCGATCAAAATCCTATTAGTCAG ATTGGCCTAATTGTTACTAGGAACAAGCGGGCAGAAAAGCTCACTGAACTTGCTG GCAATCCTAGACAACATTTGAATGCTCTGAAGAAAGCCGTAGACATGAACTGCAATGGAGAGCCATCGCTGTACAACTCACTGAATCTTGCTCTGCAGACACTAAA acacaTGCCTGGACATACCAGCCGTGAGATCTTAGTGATTTTTAGCAGCCTGACTACTTGTGACCCAACAAACATCTATGACATTATAAAG TGTTTGAAAGCTAGCAAAATTCGAGTATCTGTGATAGGTCTGTCTGCTGAGGTCCGGGTCTGTACTGTACTCACGCGAGAAACTGGTG GAGTCTATCATGTCATTCTGGATGAAAGCCACTACAAGGAACTCCTGATGCACCATGTAATCCCTCCACCAGCAAGCAGCACCTCTGAATGTTCTCTTATACGCATGG ggttTCCACAACATACAATGGGATGTCTCTCAGATCAAGATGCAAAGCCATCTTTTAGTATGGC TCATTTGGATAATACCAGTGAGCCAGGCCTGACATTAGGTGGCTACTTCTGCCCTCAGTGTAGAGCAAAGTACTCAGAACTTCCTGTAGAATGCAAAGTCTGCC GTCTCACGCTGGTATCCGCTCCACATTTAGCACGGTCGTACCACCATTTGTTTCCCTTAgatgcttttaaagaagtcagtcTAGAAGAATATGAAGGAGAAAG GTATTGCCGAGGGTGTGATGGAGAGCTTAAAGATCAGCAG GTTTACATCTGCCCAGTCTGCCAGTGTGTCTTCTGTATAGAATGTGATCTCTTTATTCATGAGTCCTTGCATTGTTGTCCAGGCTGTATACACCAGCAGCCCGCCCCAGTATGA